The sequence GCCCCCGACCCGCCGGGCAGCTGCAGATCCTCGGCGGTCTGGATCGTCGAGGCGATCGAGTACTGCGAAGCGAGCAGGTTCAGCGCAGCGGCCGCAGTGGTACGGGCGAACTCCGTGCGCATCTCGTCCGGATCACCGATCGCTGAGATCACGTACGGCGAGACCAGCGGCTGCAGGTCGACCAGGATCGCATCGCCCGCCGTGCGGATCGCCGTGCGGGAGGTGAGTCGGTGACCATTGACGGCGATCGCCTCGGCGCCGGCCGCCCAGAGCCCGTTCACCACGATCTGGACGTCACCGTCACGGACGCGTTCGTTCTCCGTGCCCGGTTCGCCCTGGGCCGCGCGTTCGGAGTCCTCCATGGTCACCTGCACACCGGGCCCGTGTACCGCCGCCGTCCCGGCCCAGATGGCCAGCGTCGCGGTCTCTTCCAGCAGTGCCTGCGCCTCCGGCCCGAGCAGCGCGCCCTGCAGCTCGGTGATCTCGGCCCGCAGCTGCTCGTTCTCGGCGAGCAGGTCATCACCCACAGCGGAGCGCTCCCGCAGCTCATCAGCGAGCACGCTGGAGGCACTGGTCACTCCCCCGGTGGGCACCCGCAGCTCACGAGCGGCCCACACGCAGACGAGCCCGAGCACCACCGCCAGAGCGAACTGCAGCGCCCGACCGGCCACCGTCGGTCGTTTGGCTCGGCCGGTTCGCCGGTCCTCGGCCGCGGCCGCGTACCCCGGGTCCAGGGGACGCTCGATCACCTCGTTCAGCAGGGTCATCGAGGCATCCACCCGCCGGCCGGTCGCGGTCCGGAGCGCGCCCGGCGCCTGCTGCGACCTCATGCGGTACTCCCGGTGCCCCCTGTGCCCAGCCGTCTCCTGTGCCACGCCACCACCTGGCGGAACTGGTTCAGGTAGATCAGCCCAGCGGCCCAGTACAGGTACACACCCCAGAGGGCGGCGGCCCAACCGGTGATCCAGGCGATCGTCCCCACCGCGCCGTCGATATGCGCAAGCAGCAACAACGGGAAGGCATACATCAGCGCGAACGTACCGGCCTTACCGGCCACGTGCACCGGAAACCCGGTATAACCGCGCCGCATCATGTACGGCAGGCTCGCCCCGACTGCCACCTCACGAGCCACGATCGCCGCCACCAGCCACCAGGGAATGATCTCCTGGTAGGCCAGTCCGACGATGGTCACGAAGATGAACAACCGGTCCGCGAACGGATCCAGGAGCCGGCCCAGCTTGGACGTCTGGTTGAACCGCCTCGCGATCACGCCATCGAGCCAGTCGCTGGCGCCGGCCCCGATCAGCACGACGAACGCCGCCACCAGATGACCCTGCACGATCAGCACGCCCACCACCGGCACCAGCAGGAGGCGGATCAGGGAGATGACGTTCGGGACGGTGAGCACACGATCGCTGACCGGTTCGGCGGC is a genomic window of Ruania zhangjianzhongii containing:
- a CDS encoding DUF881 domain-containing protein — its product is MRSQQAPGALRTATGRRVDASMTLLNEVIERPLDPGYAAAAEDRRTGRAKRPTVAGRALQFALAVVLGLVCVWAARELRVPTGGVTSASSVLADELRERSAVGDDLLAENEQLRAEITELQGALLGPEAQALLEETATLAIWAGTAAVHGPGVQVTMEDSERAAQGEPGTENERVRDGDVQIVVNGLWAAGAEAIAVNGHRLTSRTAIRTAGDAILVDLQPLVSPYVISAIGDPDEMRTEFARTTAAAALNLLASQYSIASTIQTAEDLQLPGGSGAALRYVTESS
- a CDS encoding CDP-alcohol phosphatidyltransferase family protein, encoding MSSSPDPDPDGPAAEPVSDRVLTVPNVISLIRLLLVPVVGVLIVQGHLVAAFVVLIGAGASDWLDGVIARRFNQTSKLGRLLDPFADRLFIFVTIVGLAYQEIIPWWLVAAIVAREVAVGASLPYMMRRGYTGFPVHVAGKAGTFALMYAFPLLLLAHIDGAVGTIAWITGWAAALWGVYLYWAAGLIYLNQFRQVVAWHRRRLGTGGTGSTA